TGCAAAattggaagaagctgcaggcAATTGTAAGTATACAAAATTCGTCATATCCAGGGACGGGTAGGTTGCTTCTCCTTACCTATTTTCAACATGATCCATCTTACTGTCGACCACTTGTTGAATGTCTTGGTGCGCAAAGAGCTTGAGGACCAAAGGGAGGTAATTAGAATCCAGCAGAAGCTGAGTCAAGTATTCAAACTTGAGAACATCTGAGACCCAAACCTGTTAGCTGAGCCATACTTGACGCAATGCTGATTCGATAATACCCACGCGAGAGTCTAAGCCACTTCAGCAAGAGTAGGAGAATTGCTGTCATTGCCTTTGAGGTAATCTCCCTTGTTCGAGTGGCGTCAATCTCTTCAGGGGTCGGCTCCCCATCTTGCTCTGCCTGTCCTTGTCCACCCATATCCATACCCCTCTGCGACCCATGGCCACCATTAACGCCGGGATTATTAGCCCTATTAGCCATCCCTGCCATCTGATTCTGCTGCTGGGTCACTATGGCCGTGACATTAACAAGGATGGGACGAAGTAAAACAATCACTATGGACTGAAGGTGAGGCAAGGCATCGCTCTACAAAGGATGGATTTGTTCGCATTAGTCGTGAATCGGAGACGAGCAaatgaagaagttgagagcAGGGTTCACTTACATAGAAACGTTCCACCGCCATGAGCCGTTGCTTGTCGCGTTCGCTCAATCTATCCGGTTGAGGGCCAAGATCAAGCTCAGGGCCTTGAAATGGTcgttctttcttcttcttctctttattATCCTCCACTTTTAGTTCACGCAacacctctctctcttccaaggtGAGCTCATTAAGATCAAGTTCCTCAATATCATCATTATCGCTTTCGTCAGCATCGTCGTCAGTCTCCCAGCCGCGCTCAAATTTGAGAAATCGCTCTCGCTCCTCCCAGAGCTGACGAGTCGCTCGGGTCATCCTGACACGCGAAGAGAACAGTTGTCCCGCTTCGAGAATTGAGGCGGGAATATCGCTGCCCTCCCATTTTCTAGAGACCAGAGGATTGCCATACCCCGCTTCACCTTTCCCGCCAGCGCTGTTACTGGTGGCATCAAGAGGAGGATACATGAATGGAAAATTTTGGTTAGTCTGGTAGTTTTGCTTCTTACCGCCCTTACCACCGACTCCCGGagacggcggtggtgatggtgctgGGGTGGCAATGTGTACTGGCTGGTTAAGGATGGACGCTCCTCCCATTTGTACATTTGGTGGTTGTGGAATAATGCCGTTGGCACCGTTTCGGCTCGCAATATTAGGCAGAGGTGGGAGAAGTGATGGGTTGTCAGCCTCCAGTGGTATCAAGGGCTGCGGAGGGACATAAGCCGGGTATTTCGACGTTATTTCCTGGCGGAAAACATGATAGTCTAAGGGATTTGCTGTGATTGTATCTTTGGTCTTGTCTCCATTCGTCAGCTCGCTGGTGGCTTCCTTGACACGCTCAAGGTCTTTGGTTCCACcgaaaacaagaagaatcGATTTCCAGAACAAGAGGAAAATCTATGCATGATTTGTCAGTGATCATCTCGCCGAAAAGCACAGAAAGTACCAGACAGAGGTTGCAGTGGGTTTCTTACTTGAGTATGAGGCATGGTGCTCTGTTCATCCCACCTCAACTTGGAGGTCGCCAACATCATGAAATCAACCAATGAGGGGTTCAACCCAACTATATATCCAAGGTCAGCATCGTGCACGTCTTCCCAGTGCCACGGACGAAGCATGGCATCGCAAGCTGTGGTACATACGCAATTTTGCTTCTGTCGACGCCATGTCTTCGGGGTCGTTCAACGTCTCCTGAACAACAATATACATAATCGTCAGGAGATTCATTAGTTCGTCCTGGGCATCCTGAGCACTGGCTTGTTGGATCTCGCCAGCCCTATCAACGTTAGACTCTTCTCGACACCTTGAATAATTGCACCACGTGCGAGCCATAAATCATACCAATGGATCTCAAAGACATTTCTCAGCGCTTCCCAAACGACCGATAGGCCTCCCAGCGATGTCAAACACGTCACGCCAGCCTTTATCGCCTGTAACTGAGGGATACTTGCAATCGACCGGCTCGATTCATCCGTGGCGTGAGGCATTGCTGTATCCCCCCATCTCCCCAACACCAGATACATAATCTTTCCAATCGAATTCGCCCTCAAAGCCGCATCGTTCGATTGCACGCCCGCAATGGCGCCCTGTATAAATTTCGCTCTCGTGTCGTGGTCCGCATCGTCCCAGCCATGCTTGCCGCCTGACTCGTGCTTCCAATGCCACTCAAAGGCCTTTTGTGCCGCGTTAAGGCGCACCCACTGCCAGAACTGATACACGAACCACTCATCTATCTCCTCGGCATGGGGGGCCATATCTGAATAGACAAAGTCATATGCCGCAGGCTCAGTTGCATTGACCGTGGCCACGATGCGCcgcagctgcatcagcgACAGGGAGTCGGTGGGGGCATGCTGTGGGATTTGCGCTCGGTTCGCATTATTAGTATTGTTATTACCACCCGAGGCTGCAGGAGGAAGCATCGTGGAGCTGCCGCCCTGCCGTTGTGATTGTTGTTGGGACTGCTGAAGGGGGCTTCTGGACGACGAGagtggcggcagcaatggagctggagatggggcTGGGGAGTCGTCAATCGCGGATTCGTCCGCGGAGTAgtcaatggcctcctccGCTGCCTCTGTGGAGGCCTCGTTCGACGACGCCTGGGCCGTTTTCGCTGAGGGCCACAAACTATTCATCATGGACGACGGGACGTGGCGGTTTCTCGTTACTTGTGGTACATTGCGGGGTCCCGCCAAAGATTCGTCGTCAGGGGTGTTGGTTAATCCATGGAGGCTGTGTGATACAGCTACTTGAACGAAGAATATGAAAGATGTTCGATAGACAAGTCTTGTCGCGTGCTAATGCTGGTCATGTGCCGGTGATTcaatgctgcagctcccaAGTTTGGAGCTTGAGGTTAAGGTGTGGTTTAACTCTGCAACTGGAGGGGTCTTGGTTGAGCTCTAGCGGAGCTCCAATTGGCTGAACCACCCTGGACGTCCCCTGAGGTACTGGTGTAGCGTCAAGTGCTGGACAGGTACCTCCAAAGCACTACCTGTAACATCATCACTTTTGCCAGCCCTGGAGACGAAATTCGGGTTCGAAACATGGCGAGCATTGTGCCTTAATTTTTATAGAAGATAAACTGAATCGCTCAAAGGGCTTCAGTTTACAGCCCAATTATTTACATAAGCATTGTATATACAGTAGAAAATtccgccatgatgccggTTTACTCTTCATCGGAAGAGCCGTCCTCCGACTCATCACCTCCGCCATTCTCGCCCTTCCCagcctttctctttgcctttcttctcgccttcttcaacttgttcaatctcttcttcttctctttcaccTGCTCCTCCTTATCAgccatcttctgcttcgCTGCTGCCTCAGCCTGCTCCTTCgcccttgcttttttcctcATTGCtattctgctcttcttccccagccGTTTCCTCTTCGCTTGCTGCTCATCGTCGGCACCTGTGATATTCACCCCTTCCCCGGGGCGGGCTTTTCTCGTGACTTTGATGTTTGTGACTCGCCAGGGGAGCTCAAGACCCCATTCTCTTATTTTAGATCGCGCAAGGATGTCTTCTCCGCTCACTGCTGCCATCTCGTACTGGTGTTTCTTCTCCGGTGACAGGTCTGTTACCAGGTAGTATGATAACGGCCTGCCTCTGGCAAGTTTGCCTTCTACAATTCTGTCGTGATTTTCAAGAACAACTTTTGGTGCCGGACCAGCCGTGCTGAAGAGCCGAAAGGTGTAGGCTTCATCCTCAGCTTCGGCACCTTCGTTAGATGCAGACTCATCTGCAGGAGTGTTTGGTTCACTCTCCGAATCAGAGCTGAGtccgtcgtcttcttttgtACCATTAGCCTGAGGCCTGCTAGGCCCAGCCAAGGTGTCCTGTGGTTTCGGCGCACGAAATGCACTCTCGTCTATTCCAAGAGCTTTGGCGATTTGCGCATTAAGCCATGCTTCCCGGTCTGCATCTCCTTCACTCTCGCTCCACGAAGACTCATCCGATGCATGTAGGTCCTCCCGTCGGACTCTGTTCACAGAATTAGCTCTCACATATCTACCATTTGGATAACTGCGACCGAGAGGGACACAGTAAACCCATACCTCTTTGCATCGGGCAGCTCAAACATGGTGGCTCGCCAGGCTGAGGAAATATGTGATATCGGTTTTTCTTCGCCCCCAATGGCTAAGCATGAGCTATATTTAGTCGCAGTCAATCGGCGTTGCAGAATTCCAAATTCGAGATAAGATGAAAAACAAATGGGTATATGCAGTTGATATGCGCCTCAACGAATCACGTCTCAATCAAATCCAAACCAACATAAAACGAGGCtgtgaaaagaaaatccccCGGCAGTTTCTTAGGCGCGGCTTATCTTATCAAGAGTACAAAGTACATTGCTGCAGTCAGCACGCGCCCGGCTGCAGCAGGTTATTAGTACTTTTAAACGCTCGCACTTGTACGCTTCAAACAAAGTACCTCATACTTTACGCTATCTCaaatcttctccaagacACACTTCAAGttacacacacatacacaccATTCCACCCCCTATATCCATCCCGTTCACAACCTCCCTCCTTCTTCGGGTCTTAATCAAGAATCCGCAACTTCTCTTCTGAGAAAAATAAAcataaaattaaaaataaaataaaaaacaaaggaaaaaaagaagccggAGGCCAGGAACCTTCGGTCCGCAaagcctccatctcggccCCCACGCTCCGAAATCCAACTCGGGCAAAATGCACGAGAGAAACAATGTAAGCAGAAAAAACTTAACCTGCATGAGGAGATTATAAATTACATTTTTTGTTCTTTAATCTATTTTGCATTTACCCTCTCCAATACCACGCCGCCGTGCTAAAATAgagaaagggagaaaaaaaaaacggaACTTGTCCTGCCGTGTAACACAACTTACAGGTTGTATACACACCCTTGGGTCACATCTCATGTGGGCGTGTCCCATGCGAGCCAAGGCCATTTTCACGCAAATTAACCACCGCAATTTCGATACAGAGCGGCTTTTTTTGTGATCTTGAGCCCGtggttttctcttcttttccccgATTCATCCTAGGCAATCAAAGGGGAATAAAAAATAGTCTGAAAAGTGCGTTCTAAACAAAAGTGCCATGATCGTAGCTACATGTGCTTCCTCCCCAACCTCCTTGTTCAGCCTGGTTGTCGTCCAATCATTGCGTCGAAcaaacttcttcaacatAATCACTCATCTCGCTAGCAGGAATCAATCGGCCCATCAGAACTTGCTTGTATTGTGGTATCTCAGCGTCGCCCAGTACCTAAGCCATAGGTAACTTCATGCCCGTGGCTCCGACGACCTTGACGCCATACCAGATGAATCATTTTTGCCACCGTTCCCATGACCTGCATATCCAAAGTCCATGTGCTATCCTaatatatacatacacacacacgAAAATATACAGTCGTACACATGTGCGTATACGTATGCGTATATATATGCATGCATATACTCCGTAGAAATGAATCCTACCAAGAAATAAATCCCTCCCAAGAGACTCGCCTATTACGCCGCAGAATCAAAACGTCGTTATACACGTACCCAACCCATCATactgaaaaagaaaatccgcCATAATTTACACcaaaatttaaaaaaagggGGGTTCAAGTTGAAGTGATATACTCTGTGAAAACAgcttgccaaagaggcagcGGCATGGTATTACCAGTCAGGAGCATTGCCCTTTAGATGCCTTGAAGGATGTTGAAAACCTTAGTTTGCGTTCCATGAGTAGTTGTGCATGGGTTCAAAGGAGCCACGAGACTCAGCCTTAACCGATGATGCAGCTGCCGTCCCCGCCTTGTAAGGCTCGTGGGGAAAAGAGTACGGCCTTGCGTCAGCGCTGGCATAAGCTGTGCTCGAACTGTTTTCCCCCGCAGCCGAAGTAGACCATGCCTGTGACGGTGGATAGTATTCCCTCGAAGAGGTCGAACCATGTGTAGATGTTCCGTATCGGTACTCAGGCGATTCGCTGTTGTTTATAGAGTTGGTAGCGTGGACGGATTGTTGTCCACTCTGTCGGGGGCTTTTGTTTGGGCGTCCGTTGTCGACATATCTAGGAATGCTCAGAGCGCTATCTGCATGGCCGCTCACTGCTGATGTGGTCGTGCTAGCCGGCAATTGAGACCCTGAAGTTGGCTGTTGTACGTAGGTGTACTGCCCACGAGCTGATGACGGCTGCTCATTTGCCCCAATCGAAAGGGGCAAGGGTGGTATCGCGGACTGAAGTGGTAGTTCCTGAGGGTCTGAAGTATAGTTGGACACTTTGGAATACGTATCAGCACCCATCGTCGCTGTGGGGTAGTTCCCTGCACCGGATGAGGCGActtgggagatggaggtgttgctgctgctggcacTCCATGTTGAGTATTGGCTTCAGAGTCATCCTTGTTAGAAAGATATACCACAGGTACGTCTTGATTCGACTCACTTTGATCTCATTGAACTCAGCTGCCCACTCCCAGGGACCTTGGGAGAGCTAAAGGTAAAACTCGATCGTGGCACTTGAATGTCCACGCTTCTCTTGAGCTCTTGAGGCTTCACGCTTAATGCGCCAGCGACAACGCCCAAACCCGTCTCCACCAAAGCCTGGCCCCTTGAGCCAGCGCTCGATCCAAGCAGAGGAATCTCTTTACGAGCCTGGAAGTTCCGTGGACTACGGCCTCTTACTACAATAGGGGCCGTCGTGGATTCCGTCAAGACGACCTTAGTGTTGTCAGACAAGGTTCCAAACACTTTGAGATGGAGCAC
Above is a genomic segment from Trichoderma breve strain T069 chromosome 6, whole genome shotgun sequence containing:
- a CDS encoding NDT80 / phoG like DNA-binding family domain-containing protein, with translation MTATAYPVTMSDLRGEPAHSSFWSTYNGSAHLANRLGTTTMDSGFHSSASASPLPGRPRSGHDQSYSYGRYSQEDSIAYDRHSQQTLPAQHGYSSLKRPFSQTEPAAYQEIVQDLRDDGSRLTVNQDHKLLAFRRTQDKHTIVDQQGRVQQLELSAQLHGMFFLSEMPSTASDGTALQPELTCYRRNLFQISGSLITPRGQLSVVNESNETLPVSNMEVAISAIESVDGNPVRLIVIPWKTPPPNAPEINQTPDQEPAALPLIPFQDDGSEPEGDYAVYPIGWRRLQFRIATANNGRRKELQQHFVLHLKVFGTLSDNTKARKEIPLLGSSAGSRGQALVETGLGVVAGALSVKPQELKRSVDIQVPRSSFTFSSPKVPGSGQLSSMRSNQYSTWSASSSNTSISQVASSGAGNYPTATMGADTYSKVSNYTSDPQELPLQSAIPPLPLSIGANEQPSSARGQYTYVQQPTSGSQLPASTTTSAVSGHADSALSIPRYVDNGRPNKSPRQSGQQSVHATNSINNSESPEYRYGTSTHGSTSSREYYPPSQAWSTSAAGENSSSTAYASADARPYSFPHEPYKAGTAAASSVKAESRGSFEPMHNYSWNAN